CTTCTCTGTGGTGCTGTGAAAAAAGTTGATCATCCTCCACGTTTCTGCGTGTTTCCAAAGACAGATGGAGTTTAGAACACAACAAATTCTAGAGGTCTATAATGTTCCGCAGCGTTTCAACCATTATGGCCCTATTGAGTGTACTGTCAAATGTCTATGGAGTGGCTATGCCCGTTCTATTTCTCAGCCCTGGAACTAAATCACTGTAGTTATTTGCCTGAAGCAGATAGAATGAACAGAATACAATGCCCCAGTGTAAGATGGAATGTTTAATGACAACACACAAGGAGGATGAAATGGGCAATAGAAAGAAAATAGCTGATTCTTGGCACGGCCTATCAGACAGCTTGACAGCACAGCAATAAACCTTCGGCCTGACTCATAACTTTGTCTGCGTAGGATTCTGAAGGCCACCTCATTGCTAAGGCTACTGTGAAAGCACTTTGTGCTGAAGTAAAAATGACCTTTGAAAATCATTAATAGCAGAGAATAAAACCTTGATGTAATTTGCATGGAGTCACAGTGAATATGCGCAATTGCCTATACTGCATCATTTTtagcccctccccctgaaaaCTTGTATATAAGTTCTTCAGTAGGTGTTCTGCATGTTTGTTGGTTAGAGAGCAGCTCTGTCCCTGTGGGACCCCCTCCAGACTCCAGAGTGCATGCCATGCCAATATAATGTAGTGTTTGGAGTGGTGCTGTACTAGTCTTTATGTATCCCAGGGAAACACTCTGACAGGCAGGCTGAGTCCTCCAGATGCCTCCCTGCATAACCATTCCACTGCATCTGCAcataagagagacagagagagggagagagagagagagagagagggcgagagagagagagagagagagagagagagagagagagagagagaaaactcacacacacattgataAGCACACACCAGTCACATGAACACAcgcagagaaaaagagaaaaagggacagggagagggacagggagagggagagggacagggagagggacagggagagggagagggacagggagagagacagggagagggagagggacagggagagagagaaatacaggtggaagagaaagagagagacctccTCCAGCACTAAAGCCCCGGAGCAAAAGTCCCATAACTCCCCACTCCACTTCCTCTCAGCTCTGTGAAAGTGTCACTCAGTGTGTCAACCCTCCCGGCCACAGGGGACCTGACAGTGACAGGCTCTCTGAAAGGCCGTGTTTATACCCTCGTCGAATGTCCCCCCTTGTCCCAACTGACCTTAGCTAGCTCTCAGCTCTGTCGTGGTCATCAGATTCAGAACTCAGGGCTCATTTGGTAAGAGTGTGGTGCTAGCAATGgcaaggttgtgggttcaattcccacatgGATCACATACACATTCTATAAATGTACAGTATGCACTCAGGGTACTTTGAGTCAGTTTAGATGAAAGAGTCTGCTCAGGGGAAAATACATTGACTCTTCACATCCAACTTCTCTCTGTCTACTGGTGGTGGAAGGTCAGTCCACAATAGAGCAGGCTGTATGGTTATATCATTGGCCGCAAAGGAAAATACCTTCTGATTGTATGATAATGTATTATAAAGAGGGAGGCTGCAATAATACATCTCTATGGGAGGTCAAGCCTATAGCTCAGTGGGAGACGGATGGATGGTGAATGGAGTCACTGATTATAATTATTTCCAATACCCTAAAAGATATGCCTTAGTTGTCAAGTAGTATATTACTTACTGCACAGAGGTCTAGTAATCAGTAGACTAATTTTTTTGTGATTATAGCTATCACAATTTCAACAAGGTCGACCTAGGTGGCCTTTTtccattatacattttttttaaggaCTTTTCCTGATTCGTGTAGATATGCTGCCATCTGACGGACATCCTCTAATAACACATACACTCAAAAAGCTCGGATTGTCCCTCGTCGTATACTGTTCTCAAGTCATGTGAACTCGCATACGTGCGGACGTGCTGCAGCGTACATAGTCGTCTGATTAGGTAagaacattatgttcctttacaTAACAGCACACATTAACGCGAATATTTCAGGAACTTAACGCATATCATCGTGTTGTAATGGTGTATGTTTACATTGAAATTTAACTTTGAAAACTATGAAATTGTCATCTCAAACTTACGTCTGTCGCAAACGGGAAGTGAGAGTGCAGCCGATCAAAACAAACAAGACTGGACTTGTATGTCAGCTCTTTTAGCTACCAAGCTAATCAGCATAGCCAGGCTGTCTTTCATTGCCAGTTGTCAACAACAACACTAGTTAGCTGTATCGAATACGTATGTATCATCTTGTTTCTGTCCCTTTTCACTTGCTAGATAGTCAAACGCATAGCAGTAAACAACAATATGACGCAATCGCTAAGGCAACACTCATAGTATATAACCGTACAAGCTAACTTGCAACATAAAGTTCACCTTTGATCAATTCAATTATATTTCCTAACTGTCTGCTGTATTCTGCCTGTGCTGCATGGGTTATTAGCTGTCCTATTATGTAATGTCACATGTAGTATCCATCTTCTTTCCACATCTTCAGGTGTAAAACTAGTGACAGAGGGCCACCGGGATGACTAGTGTAAGTACTAAACCTTTACATTACAACATATATTAGACGGTAATGTAATAGTATTGTGCTATAATACTGTAGCTAGGGTGCTTGACGCTTTTcctctgattgattgatttgattaaTAACCGTGTAGGTGCTGTGTGGCCGAGCCCGGCTGGTGATGACCCAGTCGTCAGGGCGTCAGGCCCTAGCTGCACTCAGGGTGGGCTGGATACGAACCTTCTCAGCTGCTGGTTCTGATGAGCCTTATTTTGTCGTGTCACGGGGGGACTCAGACTCAGGTAGGCTACTGCTATATCGACCACAACACTGGTTCATTTGTTATTTTCGACTAACTGTGACCGTATTTTGGCCTGTGCGTTTTTGAGTTATGAATTGTAATTACAGTgagttcggaaagtattcagaccccttcctattttccacattttgttacgttacagacttattctaaaatgtattatatttaaaaaatccctCATTACTCTACACACCACCCaatcatgacaaagcaaaaacaggttatattCTTTTGgtgcaaattcattaaaaaaattaaaacagaaataccatatttacGTAAGTTTTCcaacccttttctatgagacttgaaattgagctcaggtgcatcctgtttccactgatcatccttgagatgtttctacaacttgactggagtccacctgtggtaaattcaattggttggacatgatttggaaagaaataatacaaaaggtttttgctttgtcattatggggtattgtgtgtagattgatgaattgattgaattttagaataaggctgtaatgtaacaagatGTTAGTTACAAGTTAtgtggtctgaatacattccgaatgcactgtatgcattAAAAATTAAATTGAGAAAATGATCTCAAACTTTACATAACTATAGCTTCTGTTAGTCAGAACATACATTGTCAAACAGATTTAACATTATTGTGATATACTCCTCTTTCTCCCTACCAGGCCCTAGGACAGTATGGCCTGATGAGAACATGGGACCCTTTGGCCCCCAGGACCAGCGCTTCCAGTTGCCAGGTAACTCAGGCTTTGACTTTCACCTGGAAGGCATGGCAGACCAGAGGATTAAAGGCCCAGTCCACAGGACGGTACCTGACGTTCTGACTGCTGCTACTAGCAACGAGAGACATGAGTTTGTAATGGCCCAGTTTGTCAGCGAGTTTCAGGTAAATACGTCACTCACAATAACTCCTTAACTAAAAGAAACGTGTCCTTATtcaattgtaaataaaaatggatATTATTCTTAAACatttcaaaaatatatttatataatttAAAACATTTCTATTATGTTTCATACTGGTAGAGTTATATGTTGAATACTTAATGTTTTTTCTTTGTAGGGCAAAATTGGTCACATGTTATCGAGGAGCGTCCGCAAGGCAGAGCACTACTTTGATCAGCCCAATGTGGACTGTTCTATACAGACCTGTCCTGAGCTGCTGAAGAAAGGTAGCATGGTGTAGTCATACTTATCAAAACATGAACTATTCATGTCATGTTTTATCAACCGCAGCCCACACACGTCAGATAGTTTATATTGCATACAGCCATGTCCACTAGGGGAAGTAACTGTATTGCTAACGTCACTAATGTTGTCCAAGTGGGTGATAGATGACTTTTCTGTAGGcctattggctagctagcagttgAATGTGTAACACGTCTCTTCATTTCCTCTGTTAGAGTTTGAATCCTATTTCCCCTCGGCCCCAGCCAGCGCCATCACTGTTGTCACGGTGAAACACACGAGATGTGAGGTGATCGACAAAGAAGTGATCGACAGAGAACAGCTACTTCACAAAGTGAGTTGGAATGTCCACTGGTTGTTTCCCATTGATATGGATTCAGTGATACTCATTTCAGTAAATGATTCTGCCATCACATTTTGGAGTTGTAGACCTGCGTACTTATTGAAGGTCTTACTCTACCTCCCCTTTATTGGGGAACTGTTTTCTTGTCTGTCAGTTAGTTTGACTACTGACAGATACTAGATGTTTTCAGTTAGTTTGACTACTGACAGATACTAGATGTTTTCAGTTAGTTTGACTACTGACAGATACTAGATGTTTTCAGTTAGTTTGACTACTGACAGATACTAGATGTTTTCAGTTAGTTTGACTACTGACAGATACTAGATGTTTTCAGTTAGTTTGACTACTGACAGATACTAGATGTTTTCTGTTAGTTTGACTACTGACAGATACTAGATGTTTTCAGTTAGTTTGACTACTGACAGATACTAGATGTTTTCAGTTAGTTTGACTACTGACAGATACTAGATGTTTTCTGTTAGTTTGACTACTGACAGATACTAGATGTTTTCTGTTATTTCAGTTAGTTTGACTACTGACAGATACT
This genomic window from Oncorhynchus nerka isolate Pitt River linkage group LG2, Oner_Uvic_2.0, whole genome shotgun sequence contains:
- the LOC115117194 gene encoding cobalamin trafficking protein CblD-like, which encodes MTSVLCGRARLVMTQSSGRQALAALRVGWIRTFSAAGSDEPYFVVSRGDSDSGPRTVWPDENMGPFGPQDQRFQLPGNSGFDFHLEGMADQRIKGPVHRTVPDVLTAATSNERHEFVMAQFVSEFQGKIGHMLSRSVRKAEHYFDQPNVDCSIQTCPELLKKEFESYFPSAPASAITVVTVKHTRCEVIDKEVIDREQLLHKFVSGAKEICFALWTAGFWADFIDPSSGSAFFGSHSNHPLLKEEEWSRLGFHIEASGSCTVIRHVLRGTPTFVGTVFTTAPANSHVMERLQGQSSAFEDGD